From Streptomyces sp. NBC_01426, a single genomic window includes:
- a CDS encoding effector-associated constant component EACC1 yields MEAWLSVRGGNPVRDVQDLDEWLNGEPELRGRVTPRAAQPGPNELGASFDVLITAIGSGGVISVLAGSLHAFLTRPRGADVRISVSTPDGRSVELEAQRVEDVELLLRQVLVVSEEQEPAGDA; encoded by the coding sequence GTGGAAGCGTGGCTTTCGGTACGGGGCGGGAACCCGGTCCGCGACGTACAGGACCTCGACGAGTGGCTGAACGGCGAACCGGAACTGCGTGGCCGTGTCACGCCCCGGGCGGCGCAGCCGGGTCCGAACGAACTGGGGGCGTCGTTCGACGTGCTCATTACCGCGATCGGCAGCGGCGGCGTGATCAGCGTGCTGGCGGGATCGTTGCACGCGTTCCTGACCCGGCCTCGCGGAGCCGACGTGCGCATCTCGGTCTCTACGCCGGACGGGCGCAGTGTGGAGTTGGAAGCCCAGCGGGTCGAGGACGTCGAGTTGCTGCTGCGTCAGGTGCTCGTCGTCTCCGAGGAGCAGGAACCAGCCGGTGACGCGTGA
- a CDS encoding glycosyltransferase family 4 protein yields the protein MSDNSGRGEGGVEVFNQELSEALARRHNVTLFTANPDMPQHEGIQRVVTTRPPVLGPGPGVEGAPAEMERRDWLKHLAGQEPRQYGLEDPASQPYDIVVAHSRFSGPAAVELRDTWYRDARVVHFLHTSPERLPFVKGFPPEKAEYKAVRDSSIERAAMGRVDVVAGVGPLLSEVSRGLSSQGVNVPHSHEVIPGSRVHDPVQHDPAPERLNLLVMGRVDDPLKGVRDAAEAVQLLNEGGTSVHLTVRGIPAEQVQAELVKLGRLTGGNVTVKPRTSSVDELNEDIRGSHAVIMPSKHEGFGMVAPEGLAHGVPVLVNEESGAAQFLQDPDRVPPAIGGPCVVAEPTDSTSRAEAWAAAIYRLKQELPQRQAGALHLRETLQEYTWDHAAQATVEAAMSQTPLTRRDPRSLLTAQERDAARTVQGPNGQLLRPEAPEQAQQTPEQPGPETGAQRDAPGRDNPAPENPAPLWQAGFAQNQSVPGSLRTTARPESSTPIWQAGFSQSRHGAGRQRGTASPGRSAGESDPGRTSTGHQPPPHLPGPRGGGIEM from the coding sequence GTGTCGGACAACAGCGGCAGAGGCGAGGGGGGTGTGGAGGTATTCAACCAGGAGCTGTCCGAGGCTCTGGCCCGCCGGCACAACGTCACGCTGTTCACGGCCAACCCTGACATGCCCCAGCATGAAGGCATCCAGAGGGTGGTGACGACACGCCCTCCGGTACTTGGCCCCGGGCCTGGAGTGGAAGGTGCACCGGCGGAAATGGAGCGGCGGGATTGGCTCAAACATCTCGCCGGCCAGGAACCGAGGCAGTATGGGCTGGAGGATCCGGCGAGCCAGCCGTACGACATCGTCGTCGCGCACTCGCGCTTCTCCGGACCAGCGGCTGTCGAGTTGCGCGATACCTGGTATCGAGATGCACGCGTGGTGCATTTTCTGCACACGAGCCCCGAACGGCTCCCCTTCGTCAAGGGGTTCCCGCCCGAGAAGGCCGAATACAAGGCGGTCAGGGATTCTTCGATCGAACGCGCCGCAATGGGGCGTGTGGACGTCGTGGCCGGAGTCGGTCCACTTCTATCGGAAGTGAGCAGGGGCCTATCCTCGCAGGGCGTGAACGTTCCGCATTCACACGAAGTCATCCCGGGCAGCAGGGTTCACGATCCGGTGCAGCACGACCCTGCGCCGGAGAGGCTGAACCTTTTGGTCATGGGACGGGTGGATGACCCCCTCAAGGGCGTGCGGGACGCCGCGGAGGCAGTGCAGCTGCTGAACGAAGGCGGCACCTCCGTCCATCTCACCGTCCGTGGTATTCCCGCGGAACAAGTGCAGGCGGAGCTGGTGAAACTCGGCAGGCTCACCGGTGGAAACGTCACCGTCAAGCCCCGTACGAGCAGCGTGGACGAGCTCAACGAGGACATCAGAGGCTCTCACGCGGTGATCATGCCCTCGAAGCACGAGGGTTTCGGCATGGTGGCGCCCGAGGGGCTGGCTCACGGTGTTCCCGTCCTGGTCAATGAGGAGAGTGGCGCCGCTCAGTTTCTCCAGGATCCCGATCGGGTGCCGCCCGCGATCGGCGGACCGTGCGTGGTGGCCGAGCCGACCGACAGCACAAGCCGGGCAGAAGCATGGGCCGCCGCGATCTATCGGCTGAAACAGGAGCTCCCGCAGCGCCAGGCCGGAGCGCTGCACCTGCGGGAGACCCTGCAGGAGTACACCTGGGATCACGCTGCGCAGGCCACGGTCGAGGCGGCGATGAGCCAGACGCCACTGACGCGGCGGGACCCCAGGTCACTGCTCACGGCGCAGGAGCGGGACGCGGCCCGCACGGTCCAAGGGCCGAACGGACAGTTGCTCAGGCCTGAGGCGCCAGAACAGGCGCAACAGACACCGGAGCAACCGGGGCCCGAGACCGGTGCGCAACGGGACGCGCCGGGGCGGGACAATCCGGCGCCCGAAAATCCGGCGCCGCTCTGGCAGGCGGGCTTCGCCCAGAACCAGTCCGTGCCCGGGAGCCTCCGAACTACCGCTCGTCCGGAGAGCTCGACACCAATCTGGCAGGCGGGCTTCAGCCAGAGCCGGCACGGCGCCGGGAGACAGCGCGGTACCGCTTCCCCGGGGCGCAGTGCGGGAGAGAGCGATCCGGGACGGACCAGCACCGGGCACCAGCCGCCACCCCATCTGCCGGGTCCTCGTGGCGGCGGAATCGAAATGTGA
- a CDS encoding RICIN domain-containing protein, with the protein MADVLRLGGPAMAGTAQDGLNQPVDKLHVLANRQHWQDTPLSQAYAKDRAAANKELADIDARRDNWKKPLTGLTNPAGMTFTGFQWPPGTREGVDFHTQTGLTPWIADRFWKNESDFYEDPTPKADEKTVKAVSDLGTPLYGKDPDAATSTDWDRDRAEHGGFEWLKDGTFEPTGADNARLFLASGGFPRTGPAPDTAEYRVAVEDMKTRFSTCAWRDPIDPNKVLGDVSATAATEWQQEVGSQAAQRNQVVNAGKDATKALAAGAEALGQMLGHSWVADHLTRWQDYWSAGGVGWIGNASATIELKAAAGKCLDVQSAGTANGTPVQVYTCNGSTAQGWQVEGDDRGLHLRNVKSAKCLDVAANGKADGTKIQIAVCNSGPGQTWAYAPRATTPLKHVGSGKCLNFSTYDLGKDALLATCTGGGPQQVNIKPSGHTGEVQPKAHFDQATKGIADAQAGAKQQLALLKQQATAAKTAATASDAAVQAAYAIADKNGAPRGRGMLVGLQKAQVTKGSVAALDAMVKAGETAEAATRASGADSDTIAQRALAQAAQSKAEFRREAAHTAELQAKAAADAAKTHRDNAKKEADTAKAKLGEALKAEADAKAAAANAHAKRLAAEAEEATAKKEKETAALKQTEAAQHKTNAEAEATKASNARTKAEAAEATAVEHRNGAFKARDTAKAKRDDAWEAEQKADAARAKADAKAAYAASLDAAPEAVAARAAADQADKYATDAETAAGRARGEADAATKAASEADAAATRAESAAKRSRADADAAQAEKLKADAAVRTATSATADAIAASERAASSARAAVSQANEAEAQAKTAKSQADLANVEAGKARVASAKAAGYAYVTAQAAVDAGKAAAQVAKPANDAIQLGSPYVTTDSAAGLVVLTGQASKTIADQQKAIADAHAKNAQEEAAAAKVIADQAQGDAKAAYEHAATAAKHASDARTYAKEALGYSADAAKSASLAAASLARSTEFAGQAAADAVAADQAAGRSEGYAKAARDSADQAALDAAAARAAATRAEEDAKSARAAADRAAIAATEAEQAAKDADKYAKEAQEAADRAEKAEKAKQINTGTVPDLVGGSIGNLFYLKDRTEQIGEPQTLKKTAGCEGWIDALFYKGDCTMTVRIHYKDYLDLYLCTADVLDPSKATCPASETVYLGEYPTDELTQDFTHTITMAEYQSNVDPIDILFGHWIKCGQMWPGGKSGSLGGCAWAAVDVALLFSGKILRPIAEGITALDAAMRTGIGIADALRGLKGLRINPQALAAIEYEANMAEAALTACKINSFPAATRVLMADGSHRPISSLRVGDAVLAGDPATGTVRSEPVTDTFQHAADGLVTIGLSDGSSLETTPGHKIYAEKRGWVLASELRTGDRLLRPNGELLTVAGVGGETDAASQQVYDLTVGGLHTFYVRAEGSQASDVLVHNCINLSDELLPSLRKYKDSGEMHALAEHVAPTPAEAFALAGRKGKPNSVFTSQEIAQQAIDRIVADHFTTVKSGQRVLDKVKWKKFEQKVAGARDGEVVLEITGTWNAYPSLGKVYHPDGVTVTTAGNSVSLKLMKVSGHSGQGRGGFAIMTAFPTGTP; encoded by the coding sequence ATGGCCGATGTGCTGCGCCTGGGCGGTCCGGCCATGGCCGGGACTGCTCAGGACGGGCTCAACCAACCCGTGGACAAGCTGCACGTGCTGGCGAACCGCCAGCACTGGCAGGACACGCCGCTCTCCCAGGCGTACGCGAAGGACCGGGCCGCCGCCAACAAGGAACTGGCGGACATCGATGCCCGCCGGGACAACTGGAAGAAGCCCCTGACCGGGCTGACGAATCCGGCCGGCATGACCTTCACGGGGTTCCAGTGGCCGCCCGGCACCCGTGAGGGTGTGGACTTCCACACCCAGACCGGCCTGACCCCGTGGATCGCGGACCGGTTCTGGAAGAACGAGAGCGACTTCTACGAGGACCCCACTCCCAAGGCCGACGAGAAGACCGTCAAGGCCGTCTCCGACCTGGGCACCCCGCTCTACGGCAAGGACCCCGACGCGGCGACGAGCACCGACTGGGACCGTGACCGCGCCGAGCACGGCGGGTTCGAGTGGCTGAAAGACGGCACCTTCGAGCCCACGGGCGCGGACAACGCCCGGCTCTTCCTCGCCTCCGGCGGCTTCCCCCGTACCGGCCCCGCGCCGGACACGGCGGAGTACCGGGTCGCGGTCGAGGACATGAAGACCCGCTTCTCGACCTGCGCCTGGCGCGACCCGATCGACCCGAACAAGGTCCTCGGCGATGTCTCCGCGACGGCCGCCACCGAGTGGCAGCAGGAGGTCGGCTCCCAGGCCGCCCAGCGCAACCAGGTCGTGAACGCCGGCAAGGACGCCACCAAGGCGCTCGCCGCCGGAGCCGAGGCGCTGGGCCAGATGCTCGGCCACTCGTGGGTCGCCGACCACCTCACCCGCTGGCAGGACTACTGGTCCGCGGGCGGCGTCGGCTGGATCGGCAACGCCTCGGCCACCATCGAGCTCAAGGCGGCGGCGGGCAAGTGCCTGGACGTCCAGAGCGCCGGGACGGCCAACGGCACCCCGGTCCAGGTCTACACCTGCAACGGCTCGACCGCACAGGGGTGGCAGGTGGAGGGTGACGACCGCGGTCTGCACCTTCGCAACGTCAAGTCCGCCAAGTGCCTGGACGTGGCCGCGAACGGCAAGGCGGACGGTACGAAGATCCAGATCGCCGTGTGCAACAGCGGTCCGGGGCAGACCTGGGCGTACGCCCCCCGCGCCACCACACCGTTGAAGCACGTCGGCTCGGGCAAGTGCCTGAACTTCTCGACGTACGACCTCGGCAAGGACGCGCTGCTCGCCACGTGCACCGGCGGCGGCCCGCAGCAGGTCAACATCAAGCCGTCCGGCCACACCGGCGAGGTACAGCCCAAGGCGCACTTCGACCAGGCGACGAAGGGCATCGCGGACGCCCAGGCCGGCGCGAAGCAGCAGCTCGCCCTGCTCAAGCAGCAGGCCACCGCCGCGAAGACGGCTGCCACCGCCTCCGACGCCGCCGTGCAGGCGGCCTACGCCATCGCGGACAAGAACGGCGCGCCGCGGGGCCGCGGCATGCTGGTGGGTCTGCAGAAGGCCCAGGTCACCAAGGGTTCGGTGGCGGCACTGGACGCGATGGTGAAGGCGGGTGAGACCGCGGAGGCGGCCACGCGTGCCTCCGGCGCGGACAGCGACACCATCGCGCAGCGCGCGCTGGCCCAGGCCGCGCAGTCGAAGGCGGAGTTCCGCCGGGAGGCCGCGCACACGGCCGAGCTCCAGGCGAAGGCCGCCGCGGATGCCGCCAAGACGCACCGGGACAACGCCAAGAAGGAAGCGGACACCGCGAAGGCGAAGCTCGGCGAGGCGCTGAAGGCGGAGGCCGATGCGAAGGCGGCTGCCGCCAACGCCCACGCGAAGCGGCTCGCGGCCGAGGCCGAGGAGGCCACGGCGAAGAAGGAGAAGGAAACCGCGGCCCTCAAGCAGACCGAAGCCGCCCAGCACAAGACGAACGCGGAAGCGGAGGCGACGAAGGCAAGCAACGCCAGGACCAAGGCCGAAGCCGCCGAGGCGACCGCGGTCGAGCACAGGAACGGCGCCTTCAAGGCCCGCGACACCGCCAAGGCCAAGCGCGACGACGCCTGGGAAGCGGAGCAGAAGGCCGACGCCGCGCGCGCCAAGGCGGACGCCAAGGCCGCCTACGCCGCCTCCCTCGATGCCGCCCCGGAGGCCGTCGCCGCACGCGCGGCCGCCGATCAGGCGGACAAGTACGCCACGGACGCGGAGACGGCGGCCGGCAGGGCGCGCGGCGAGGCCGACGCGGCGACGAAGGCCGCCTCCGAAGCCGACGCGGCCGCCACCCGCGCCGAATCGGCGGCCAAGCGCTCGCGCGCCGACGCCGACGCCGCCCAGGCAGAGAAGCTGAAGGCGGATGCCGCGGTGAGGACCGCGACCAGCGCCACCGCAGACGCGATCGCCGCTTCCGAGCGCGCCGCGTCTTCCGCGCGGGCGGCCGTCTCACAGGCCAATGAGGCGGAAGCACAGGCCAAGACGGCCAAGTCCCAGGCGGACCTGGCGAACGTGGAGGCCGGCAAGGCCAGGGTCGCATCGGCCAAGGCGGCGGGTTACGCCTACGTGACCGCCCAGGCCGCGGTGGACGCGGGCAAGGCGGCCGCGCAGGTCGCCAAGCCCGCGAACGACGCGATCCAGCTCGGTTCGCCGTACGTCACCACCGACTCGGCCGCCGGCCTGGTCGTGTTGACCGGGCAGGCGTCGAAGACCATCGCGGATCAGCAGAAGGCCATCGCCGACGCGCACGCCAAGAACGCGCAGGAGGAGGCTGCCGCGGCCAAGGTCATCGCCGACCAGGCGCAGGGTGACGCGAAGGCCGCGTACGAGCACGCGGCGACCGCCGCGAAGCACGCCTCGGACGCCCGTACCTACGCCAAGGAGGCTCTCGGCTACTCGGCCGACGCCGCGAAGTCGGCGTCCCTGGCGGCCGCGTCGCTGGCGCGCAGCACCGAGTTCGCCGGCCAGGCCGCGGCGGACGCCGTGGCCGCGGACCAGGCGGCCGGACGCTCCGAGGGCTACGCCAAGGCGGCCCGGGACTCCGCCGACCAGGCGGCCCTCGACGCCGCCGCGGCCCGCGCTGCGGCGACCCGTGCCGAAGAGGACGCGAAGAGCGCCCGGGCGGCGGCCGACCGCGCCGCCATCGCCGCGACCGAGGCCGAACAGGCCGCGAAGGACGCGGACAAGTACGCCAAGGAGGCCCAGGAAGCCGCTGACAGGGCGGAGAAGGCCGAGAAGGCGAAGCAGATCAACACCGGAACGGTCCCCGACCTGGTCGGTGGGTCCATCGGCAACTTGTTCTACCTGAAGGACCGCACCGAGCAGATCGGCGAACCCCAGACCCTGAAGAAGACGGCCGGCTGCGAAGGCTGGATCGACGCCCTCTTCTACAAGGGCGACTGCACGATGACGGTGAGGATCCACTACAAGGACTACCTCGATCTGTACCTGTGCACCGCGGACGTCCTGGACCCGTCGAAGGCCACGTGTCCCGCGAGCGAGACGGTGTATCTGGGCGAGTACCCGACGGACGAGCTGACCCAGGACTTCACGCACACCATCACGATGGCCGAGTACCAGTCGAACGTCGACCCGATCGACATCCTCTTCGGGCACTGGATCAAGTGCGGTCAGATGTGGCCCGGCGGTAAGAGCGGAAGCCTGGGCGGATGTGCCTGGGCAGCCGTGGACGTCGCCCTGCTGTTCTCCGGGAAGATCCTCAGGCCCATCGCCGAGGGCATCACCGCTCTCGACGCCGCCATGCGTACCGGAATCGGCATAGCCGACGCCCTGCGGGGGCTGAAGGGGCTGAGGATCAATCCGCAGGCCCTGGCAGCCATCGAGTACGAGGCCAACATGGCCGAAGCGGCCCTCACCGCCTGCAAGATCAACAGCTTCCCTGCCGCCACACGTGTGCTCATGGCAGACGGGTCGCATCGCCCGATCAGCTCGCTTCGTGTGGGTGACGCGGTGCTGGCCGGCGACCCGGCCACCGGGACGGTCCGCTCCGAGCCGGTCACCGACACCTTCCAGCACGCGGCCGACGGCCTGGTCACCATCGGCCTGTCCGACGGCAGCAGCCTGGAGACCACACCCGGACACAAGATCTACGCCGAGAAGCGCGGATGGGTCCTCGCCTCGGAACTGCGGACGGGAGACCGGCTGCTGCGCCCCAACGGCGAGCTGCTCACGGTGGCGGGCGTGGGTGGCGAGACCGACGCGGCATCCCAGCAGGTCTACGACCTCACGGTCGGCGGTCTGCACACCTTCTACGTCCGCGCTGAAGGATCACAGGCGTCGGACGTGCTCGTGCACAACTGCATCAACCTCAGCGACGAACTCCTGCCGAGTCTGAGGAAGTACAAGGACTCGGGCGAGATGCACGCGCTCGCGGAGCACGTGGCCCCGACTCCGGCCGAAGCGTTCGCCCTGGCCGGGAGGAAGGGCAAGCCGAACTCGGTGTTCACCAGCCAGGAAATCGCCCAGCAGGCCATCGACCGCATCGTCGCGGACCACTTCACCACCGTGAAGAGCGGCCAGAGGGTCCTGGACAAGGTCAAGTGGAAGAAGTTCGAACAGAAGGTCGCCGGAGCACGGGACGGCGAGGTGGTCCTGGAGATCACGGGGACGTGGAATGCCTATCCGTCCCTGGGGAAGGTGTACCACCCGGACGGCGTCACGGTGACCACGGCCGGTAACAGCGTCTCGCTGAAACTGATGAAGGTGTCGGGCCACAGCGGTCAAGGTCGCGGTGGATTCGCCATCATGACCGCCTTCCCGACGGGGACTCCATGA
- a CDS encoding CsbD family protein, whose product MSGTEKTKAHAEQAKGKAKEAMGRMAGNERMTAEGHADQAKGNARQAKEDIKDTFRH is encoded by the coding sequence ATGTCGGGCACGGAGAAGACCAAGGCGCACGCCGAGCAGGCCAAGGGCAAGGCCAAGGAAGCCATGGGCCGTATGGCCGGCAACGAGCGGATGACCGCCGAAGGCCATGCCGACCAGGCCAAGGGCAACGCCCGCCAGGCCAAGGAAGACATCAAGGACACCTTCCGCCACTAG
- a CDS encoding caspase family protein, whose protein sequence is MNRSVFRAVDPARSRIVLIGTPHYRDEHLPDVPVVAHNVADLAAVFTDPELGGFAEAHCRTVPGDADLARVGEILTDAAEQASDLLLVYYSGHGLIDRRGNLYLSLAATRPDQLAYSALTFDAVRETFLDSRAENRVLILDSCFSGRAIGRPLAGEEQSLLTALDVAGTYTLTAATANRVALALDGERHTAFTERMLRLFQDGSTGAGQMLTLNDIYRHLLARLTAEGLPVPQQRGTGTAELLGLVRNRQGVSDRQFLVHETLPVLVNAAVTGRSGPVGRASPERPSDGISAEDRAVPLIEKALRHASGARSKQLRRVCLSQIAPVVAAVVEEQALAIAATMSDEDRRQSVLADIAVVVAAADIFRAIDMLVNGMEPYRTTALAHIVRNHGLRDPRDGEYVLDTYVLDGPRPRRSTAALSEIARAVAAFAPDRAEEIAARITDERSRTDTLAAIARTVAATDPGRAFRLLPDQYAPWTAPIVAEALAFIDPDGALRLIAPLAGQQPYPTARAGVARAVAVTDPQRALHIARGITDRAWRAKALVATAQAVAATDPDRALEIIAVIGDRFVEQAALADVAPIVAADAPERAMQLAESISDTLSKVLALTGIASVHLDTRHPRSSATSLAAR, encoded by the coding sequence GTGAACCGGTCGGTGTTCCGCGCCGTCGATCCCGCACGGTCGCGGATCGTTCTGATCGGCACTCCGCACTATCGTGATGAGCACCTGCCGGACGTACCCGTCGTCGCCCACAACGTGGCCGACCTCGCAGCGGTGTTCACCGACCCGGAACTCGGCGGGTTCGCCGAGGCGCACTGCCGTACCGTGCCCGGTGACGCCGATCTCGCGCGGGTCGGTGAGATCCTCACGGACGCTGCCGAGCAGGCGAGCGATCTGCTCCTGGTCTATTACAGCGGGCATGGACTGATCGACCGTCGCGGGAACCTGTATCTGAGCCTTGCGGCGACGCGCCCCGACCAGTTGGCATACTCCGCGCTCACTTTCGACGCGGTCCGCGAGACCTTCCTCGACAGCCGCGCGGAGAACCGGGTCCTGATTCTGGACAGCTGTTTCAGCGGGCGCGCAATCGGTCGGCCGCTGGCCGGTGAGGAGCAGTCGCTGCTCACCGCACTGGACGTAGCCGGCACTTACACGCTGACCGCCGCCACCGCGAACCGCGTGGCGTTGGCGCTGGATGGCGAACGGCACACCGCTTTCACCGAGCGGATGCTCAGACTGTTCCAAGACGGCAGCACCGGGGCCGGCCAGATGCTGACGTTGAACGACATCTACCGGCACCTGCTTGCCCGGCTAACGGCCGAGGGCCTGCCGGTGCCACAACAACGGGGCACGGGCACCGCCGAGCTCCTGGGGCTGGTGCGCAACCGGCAAGGAGTCTCGGATCGTCAATTTCTGGTGCACGAAACCCTTCCGGTGCTGGTGAACGCGGCCGTCACCGGCCGGTCCGGGCCCGTCGGGAGGGCCTCGCCTGAGCGGCCGAGCGACGGTATCAGCGCCGAGGACCGTGCCGTCCCTCTGATCGAGAAGGCGCTGCGCCACGCGTCGGGAGCAAGAAGCAAGCAGCTCCGACGCGTCTGCTTGTCGCAGATCGCGCCGGTCGTCGCGGCCGTGGTCGAAGAACAGGCCCTGGCCATCGCCGCGACCATGTCGGACGAGGACCGTCGGCAGTCCGTCCTGGCGGATATCGCCGTGGTAGTCGCCGCCGCCGACATCTTCCGCGCCATCGACATGCTGGTCAACGGCATGGAGCCTTACCGGACTACGGCGCTGGCCCACATCGTGAGGAATCACGGGCTGCGCGACCCGAGAGACGGGGAGTACGTCCTCGACACCTACGTCCTCGACGGCCCCCGGCCTCGTCGGAGCACAGCCGCCTTGAGCGAGATCGCGCGGGCGGTCGCCGCGTTCGCGCCTGACCGGGCCGAAGAGATCGCCGCCCGCATAACGGACGAGCGTTCCCGCACGGACACCCTGGCCGCGATCGCCCGCACGGTCGCGGCCACGGACCCCGGCAGGGCCTTCCGTCTGCTCCCCGACCAGTACGCTCCCTGGACGGCGCCCATTGTCGCTGAGGCCCTCGCATTCATCGACCCCGACGGGGCCCTGCGTCTGATCGCCCCGCTTGCCGGTCAGCAGCCTTATCCGACGGCCCGGGCCGGCGTCGCTCGAGCGGTCGCGGTGACCGACCCGCAGCGGGCCCTGCACATCGCCCGTGGCATCACCGACCGCGCGTGGCGAGCGAAAGCACTGGTGGCCACCGCCCAAGCCGTCGCGGCCACCGACCCCGATCGGGCCCTGGAGATCATCGCTGTCATAGGTGACCGCTTCGTGGAGCAGGCGGCGCTGGCGGATGTCGCTCCGATAGTCGCCGCAGACGCCCCCGAGCGGGCTATGCAGCTCGCCGAGAGCATCAGCGATACGTTATCGAAGGTCCTCGCGCTGACGGGCATCGCGTCCGTGCACCTCGACACCCGCCACCCCCGGAGCAGCGCGACCAGCCTGGCGGCTCGCTGA
- a CDS encoding NADP-dependent oxidoreductase, whose translation MSARTMRAIRLHEHGGPDVLRYEEVPIPEPGPGEVLVRVHAAGVNPPDWYLRDGMTTMPGEWKSTVSLPVIPGTDVSGVVETVAADVKGFAPGDEVFGLLRFPSFKGSAYAEYVAAPASDLAHKPAGIDHVHAAGAPMAGLTAWQFLIDVGHDHPSPFQEARHQPTALDADTTVLVNGAAGGVGHLALQLAKWKGARVIAVASGAHASFLHELGADRFIDYTTSRPEELVNDIDLVLDTVGGPGSASLLRTLKRGGAQFPVLPGGVGEEEAAKLGITLSSAQVRSNGAQLAELGRLLDTGTVQVAIDSTFPLSDARAAHERAARGHIRGKIVLTAT comes from the coding sequence ATGTCGGCACGCACGATGAGGGCGATCCGCCTCCACGAACACGGCGGCCCCGACGTTCTGCGCTACGAGGAGGTGCCGATCCCCGAGCCGGGGCCCGGCGAGGTGCTTGTCCGCGTTCACGCCGCCGGCGTCAACCCCCCGGATTGGTACCTGCGCGACGGGATGACCACCATGCCCGGGGAGTGGAAGTCGACGGTCAGCCTGCCGGTGATCCCGGGAACCGACGTATCAGGCGTCGTCGAAACCGTCGCCGCGGACGTGAAGGGCTTCGCCCCGGGTGACGAGGTCTTCGGCCTCCTGCGCTTCCCCAGCTTCAAGGGCAGCGCATACGCCGAGTACGTGGCAGCGCCCGCCTCGGACCTCGCGCACAAGCCGGCCGGCATCGACCACGTGCACGCCGCCGGGGCACCCATGGCCGGGCTCACCGCATGGCAGTTCCTGATCGACGTCGGGCACGATCACCCCTCGCCCTTCCAGGAGGCCCGCCACCAACCGACGGCACTCGACGCCGACACGACGGTACTCGTCAACGGCGCCGCCGGCGGCGTCGGTCACCTCGCACTGCAACTGGCGAAGTGGAAAGGCGCACGGGTCATCGCGGTGGCATCGGGCGCACATGCCTCGTTCCTGCACGAACTCGGCGCCGACCGCTTCATCGACTACACCACGAGTCGCCCCGAGGAACTCGTGAACGACATCGACCTCGTCCTCGACACCGTCGGCGGCCCCGGCAGCGCAAGCCTCCTGCGTACGCTCAAACGCGGCGGAGCCCAGTTCCCCGTGCTCCCCGGCGGAGTCGGCGAGGAAGAGGCCGCGAAACTCGGCATCACGCTGTCGAGCGCCCAGGTCCGCTCGAACGGCGCCCAACTGGCCGAACTGGGACGCCTGCTCGACACGGGCACGGTCCAGGTCGCGATCGACAGCACCTTCCCCCTCTCGGACGCCCGAGCCGCGCACGAACGCGCCGCCCGCGGCCACATCCGGGGCAAGATCGTACTCACGGCCACGTGA
- a CDS encoding TetR/AcrR family transcriptional regulator gives MRADAKKNREHLLAVAGAVLTEQGVDASLRDIARRADVGLATLLRHFPTREALLDALLRTSFEEMTVKAAALETSSAPQDALVSWLRDCVAWTTEYRGVTALMASAIADTESALHASCTTLRAAGARLLTRAQTVGAARSDIDGGDLFALVAMLAWLGDQPPLAPRADRLFEVVASAILTSAERSDGGAEERSRGTA, from the coding sequence GTGCGCGCTGACGCCAAGAAGAACCGCGAGCATCTGCTCGCCGTAGCGGGCGCCGTCCTCACCGAGCAGGGTGTCGACGCGTCACTGCGCGACATCGCGCGACGGGCCGATGTCGGCCTGGCGACGCTGCTGCGTCACTTCCCGACCCGTGAGGCACTCCTCGACGCCCTGCTCCGCACGAGCTTCGAGGAGATGACGGTGAAGGCGGCCGCGCTGGAGACGTCGAGCGCGCCCCAAGACGCTCTCGTCTCCTGGCTGCGCGACTGCGTCGCGTGGACCACCGAGTACCGGGGCGTCACCGCGTTGATGGCCTCCGCCATCGCGGACACCGAGTCCGCGCTCCACGCCTCGTGCACCACGCTGCGCGCGGCCGGGGCGCGGCTCCTCACCCGCGCCCAGACCGTAGGCGCGGCGCGCAGCGACATCGACGGCGGCGACCTGTTCGCCTTGGTGGCCATGCTCGCCTGGCTCGGGGACCAGCCTCCGCTGGCGCCACGCGCCGACCGGCTCTTCGAGGTGGTCGCGAGCGCGATCCTGACGAGTGCGGAGCGCAGCGACGGCGGCGCCGAGGAACGATCGCGCGGAACTGCATGA